The Hyphomonas sediminis genome contains the following window.
TCTTCTGGATCGGGAGTTTCTTCGCCGCGCGGGCAATCTCGATATCGCTGGCCATACGTGTCGTTTCTCCCCTTGGCAGCACCGGTGTAGACAGCCAGCGCAAAACCCGCAAATCAGGCCCTCAGCTAGAAGGATTCCCGAAGATGCCAAATCTTGTTCGCCCCTCGGGCCGCGCTTTTGACGAGCTGCGCCCGCTTTCAATGGAAACCGGTGTGACGCGCTATGCCGAAGGCTCCTGCCTGGTCAAGTTCGGCCACACCCATGTGCTGTGCACCGCCAGCTGGGAGAAGGGCGTGCCTGGCTGGATGAAGGGCAAGGGCGAGGGCTGGGTGACAGGGGAGTACGGCATGCTGCCGCGCGCCACCCATACGCGTGGCCGCCGGGAAGCGGCCGCCGGCAAGCAATCTGGCCGCACGCAGGAAATCCAGCGCCTGATCGGGCGCTCCATGCGCTCGGTGGTGAACCTGGCGGCGTTGGGCGAAAACACGCTCACCATCGACTGCGATGTGCTGCAGGCCGATGGCGGCACGCGCACCGCGTCGATCACTGGCGGTTTCGTCGCCCTGGCGCTCGCCTGCCGTTATCTGCAGACCGAAGGCGTCATCAAGGCCGATCCGATCATGAAACAGGCGGCGGCTATTTCCGTCG
Protein-coding sequences here:
- the rph gene encoding ribonuclease PH, whose amino-acid sequence is MPNLVRPSGRAFDELRPLSMETGVTRYAEGSCLVKFGHTHVLCTASWEKGVPGWMKGKGEGWVTGEYGMLPRATHTRGRREAAAGKQSGRTQEIQRLIGRSMRSVVNLAALGENTLTIDCDVLQADGGTRTASITGGFVALALACRYLQTEGVIKADPIMKQAAAISVGLFQNAPVLDVDYPEDSSGEADMNVVMSSDGGFIEVQGTGEARPIARDELSEMMRLAEKGCTELFAAQRAALGL